A window of the Pseudomonas fluorescens genome harbors these coding sequences:
- a CDS encoding MetQ/NlpA family ABC transporter substrate-binding protein, which translates to MLKKAGLTLAVLGALVTSFSAQALEPLRVAADPVPHAQILAYIQKLDPQLNLKVIEIPQGVNSNELLVHGDVDANYFQHLPYLQSQEKALGEKLAVAATVHIEPLGIYSHRHKTFAQVPDKGTVAVPNNVTNLSRALYLLQDNGLIKLKPGFNDPAADQATPKDIAENPKHLKILEIESPQLPRALDDVDLAVINGNYALEAGLVPAKDALGLEKAEHNPYANILVTTPKLENDPRIQQLAKDLTSPQVAKYIAENFKGSVIPVADAKP; encoded by the coding sequence GTGTTGAAAAAAGCAGGCTTGACCTTGGCCGTCCTCGGCGCGCTGGTGACTTCGTTCAGTGCCCAGGCGCTGGAGCCATTGCGCGTGGCCGCCGACCCGGTGCCCCACGCGCAGATTCTGGCGTACATCCAAAAGCTCGATCCACAGCTCAACCTCAAGGTGATCGAAATCCCCCAGGGCGTGAACTCCAACGAACTGCTGGTGCATGGCGATGTGGACGCCAACTACTTCCAGCATCTGCCGTACCTGCAATCCCAGGAAAAAGCCCTTGGTGAAAAACTCGCGGTGGCCGCCACGGTTCACATCGAGCCGTTGGGCATCTATTCCCATCGCCACAAAACCTTCGCCCAGGTGCCGGACAAAGGCACGGTCGCCGTGCCGAACAACGTCACCAACCTGAGCCGCGCGCTGTACCTGTTGCAGGACAACGGCCTGATCAAGCTCAAGCCCGGTTTCAATGACCCGGCGGCCGATCAGGCGACACCGAAGGACATCGCCGAAAATCCGAAACACCTGAAGATCCTCGAAATCGAATCGCCGCAATTACCCCGTGCGCTGGACGACGTTGACCTGGCGGTGATCAACGGCAACTACGCGCTGGAAGCCGGGCTGGTGCCGGCCAAGGATGCGCTGGGGCTGGAGAAGGCCGAACACAACCCGTACGCCAACATTCTGGTGACCACGCCGAAACTGGAAAACGATCCGCGCATCCAGCAACTGGCCAAGGACCTGACCTCGCCGCAAGTCGCCAAGTACATCGCCGAGAACTTCAAGGGCTCGGTGATCCCGGTGGCGGACGCCAAGCCATGA
- the catA gene encoding catechol 1,2-dioxygenase: MTVKITHTAELQKFFEEAAGFANDGGNSRLKTIVLRVLQDTARIIEDLEISEDEFWKAVDYLNRLGGRSEAGLLVAGLGLEHFLDLLQDAKDAQIGLTGGTPRTIEGPLYVAGAPLYEGECRMDDGSEEGVATLMLLEGQVFDPQGKPLAGATVDLWHANTKGTYSFFDQSQSEYNLRRRIITDAEGRYRARSIVPSGYGCDPQGPTQECLNLLGRHGQRPAHIHFFISAPGHRHLTTQINLSGDKYLWDDFAYATREGLVGEVEFLEDAAGRRAELKFDFQLQQAPDALAEQRSQRPRALQDV; the protein is encoded by the coding sequence ATGACCGTGAAGATTACCCACACTGCCGAACTGCAGAAGTTTTTCGAAGAAGCCGCCGGTTTTGCCAACGATGGCGGCAACTCGCGCTTGAAAACCATCGTCCTGCGGGTATTGCAGGACACTGCCCGGATCATCGAAGACCTTGAGATCAGCGAAGACGAATTCTGGAAAGCCGTCGACTACCTCAACCGCCTGGGCGGCCGTTCGGAAGCCGGGTTGCTGGTCGCCGGCCTCGGCCTCGAGCATTTCCTCGACCTGCTGCAGGACGCCAAGGATGCGCAGATCGGTTTGACCGGCGGCACGCCGCGCACCATCGAAGGCCCGTTGTACGTGGCCGGCGCGCCGCTGTATGAAGGTGAATGCCGGATGGACGATGGCAGCGAGGAGGGCGTTGCCACGCTGATGTTGCTCGAAGGCCAGGTGTTCGACCCACAGGGCAAGCCGCTGGCCGGCGCCACGGTCGACCTGTGGCACGCCAACACCAAAGGCACTTACTCGTTCTTCGATCAGAGCCAGTCCGAGTACAACCTGCGCCGCCGGATCATCACCGACGCCGAAGGCCGCTACCGCGCCCGCAGCATCGTGCCCTCCGGTTACGGCTGCGACCCGCAAGGCCCGACTCAGGAATGCCTGAATCTGCTCGGCCGCCACGGCCAGCGCCCGGCTCATATTCACTTCTTCATTTCGGCACCGGGGCATCGACACCTGACGACGCAGATCAATCTGTCGGGAGACAAATATCTGTGGGATGACTTTGCGTACGCGACGCGTGAAGGGTTGGTCGGCGAGGTCGAGTTTCTGGAGGATGCAGCGGGACGTCGCGCCGAATTGAAGTTCGACTTCCAGTTGCAGCAGGCGCCGGATGCGCTGGCTGAACAACGGAGCCAGCGCCCGAGGGCACTACAGGACGTCTGA
- a CDS encoding methionine ABC transporter ATP-binding protein, which yields MIVVEQLSKTYPSASTPALDQVSLSIPDGAIYGILGRSGAGKSTLLRCLNLLERPDAGRILLDGEDLTALSDSELRRQRQRIGMIFQGFNLLHSRNVFDNVAVPLEIAKVAKPQRHERVRELLELVGLSDKAEAFPSQLSGGQKQRVGIARALAARPAYLLSDEATSALDPETTASILELLRDINRQLGLTIVLITHELDVVKSICDHAASMANGKLVEAGPVARLLADPQSTLGASLRPSCGLPLGHDAPGLSFLRQYGVRAAHS from the coding sequence ATGATCGTCGTCGAGCAGTTGAGCAAGACCTATCCGTCAGCGTCGACCCCGGCGCTGGATCAGGTGTCGCTGAGCATTCCCGATGGCGCGATCTACGGGATTCTCGGGCGTAGCGGCGCGGGCAAGTCGACGCTGCTGCGTTGCCTCAATCTGCTCGAACGCCCGGATGCCGGGCGGATTCTGCTGGACGGCGAAGACCTCACGGCGCTGTCTGACAGCGAACTGCGCCGCCAGCGTCAGCGCATCGGCATGATCTTTCAGGGCTTCAATCTGCTGCATTCACGCAATGTGTTCGACAACGTCGCGGTGCCGCTGGAAATCGCCAAAGTCGCCAAACCACAGCGCCACGAACGGGTTCGGGAACTGCTGGAACTGGTGGGCTTGAGCGACAAGGCCGAAGCCTTTCCGTCGCAACTGTCCGGCGGACAGAAGCAGCGGGTCGGGATCGCCCGGGCCCTGGCGGCGCGGCCGGCGTATCTGCTGTCGGACGAAGCCACCAGCGCCCTCGACCCGGAAACCACCGCGTCGATTCTGGAGCTGTTGCGCGACATCAACCGGCAGCTCGGTTTGACCATCGTCCTGATCACCCACGAGCTGGACGTGGTCAAGTCGATCTGCGATCACGCCGCGTCCATGGCCAATGGAAAACTGGTGGAGGCAGGGCCGGTCGCTCGATTGCTCGCCGATCCGCAGTCCACCCTCGGCGCTTCACTGCGGCCCAGTTGCGGCTTGCCGCTGGGGCATGACGCGCCCGGTTTGAGTTTTCTGCGGCAATACGGCGTACGGGCGGCCCACTCATGA
- a CDS encoding isopenicillin N synthase family dioxygenase: MPHTSDITALPILDLSLLDGTPSQRQAFLDDLRHAARDVGFFYLTGHGIDTGLLKQVQDHARQFFALPDSEKTAVGMINSPHFRGYNRAASEITRGQPDQREQFDLGAERDVLPLNADSPLWARLQGPNQWPDALPQLKPLLLDCQQVMTQMSLRLLRAFAQSLSLPEDAFDRLYGDKPNEHIKLMRYPGQASTASNQGVGAHKDSGFLSFLLQDRQAGLQVEIEEGRWIDALPRDNTLVVNIGELLELATNGYLRATVHRVVSPPVGSERLSIAFFLGAQLDAVVPLYPLPTALLREARGPASDPLNPLFRDVGWNYLKGRLRSHPDVAQRFYADASNTPTPLRKTANA; the protein is encoded by the coding sequence ATGCCGCACACCTCAGACATCACCGCATTACCCATCCTCGACCTGTCCCTGCTCGACGGTACGCCGTCGCAACGCCAGGCTTTTCTCGATGACTTGCGTCACGCCGCCCGTGATGTGGGTTTTTTCTACCTGACCGGCCATGGCATCGACACCGGCCTGCTCAAACAAGTGCAAGACCACGCCCGACAATTCTTCGCCTTGCCTGACAGCGAGAAAACCGCCGTCGGCATGATCAATTCGCCGCACTTTCGCGGCTATAACCGCGCCGCTTCCGAGATCACCCGAGGTCAGCCCGATCAACGTGAACAGTTCGATCTGGGTGCCGAGCGCGACGTCTTGCCGTTGAACGCCGACAGTCCGCTGTGGGCGCGGCTGCAAGGGCCGAATCAATGGCCCGATGCGTTGCCGCAACTCAAGCCGTTGCTGCTCGACTGCCAGCAGGTGATGACTCAAATGTCGCTGCGTCTGCTGCGCGCATTCGCCCAGTCACTGTCGCTGCCGGAAGACGCTTTCGACCGGTTGTACGGCGACAAACCCAACGAACACATCAAGCTGATGCGCTATCCGGGGCAAGCCTCGACGGCGAGCAATCAGGGCGTCGGCGCGCACAAGGATTCGGGTTTTCTCAGCTTCCTGCTGCAAGACCGGCAGGCCGGCCTGCAAGTGGAAATCGAAGAGGGGCGCTGGATCGATGCGCTGCCTCGGGACAACACTTTGGTGGTGAATATCGGCGAGCTGCTGGAGCTGGCCACCAACGGTTATCTGCGTGCCACGGTGCATCGGGTGGTTTCGCCACCGGTGGGCAGCGAGCGCTTGTCCATCGCGTTTTTCCTCGGCGCGCAACTGGATGCAGTGGTGCCGCTTTATCCCTTGCCGACGGCGCTCTTGCGTGAGGCGCGCGGTCCGGCGAGTGATCCGCTCAATCCGCTGTTTCGCGATGTCGGCTGGAATTATCTGAAGGGCCGACTGCGCTCCCATCCCGACGTCGCACAGCGCTTTTATGCCGACGCGTCCAATACCCCGACACCGCTTCGCAAGACCGCCAACGCCTGA
- a CDS encoding sugar ABC transporter ATP-binding protein produces MGAPVAVVSEPLIRVRELSKAFGSNRALDRISLDIFPAEVVALLGANGAGKSTLVKILAGSQTHDGGEIWIDGQPRHFSSPLSARRFGIVAVHQQINEGIAPGLSVAENLLLDELCRPDADFWLNRKRLLERAASIAAGLGLVLPLEQPIEHLGQAERQLVVLARAFALQPRLLILDEPTAALSDAEAQRLFGLIDTLRSRGVAILYISHRLSDLQRVADRAVVLRDGQLAGEFTARQLPEALEAMLGQALEAHVYTPRAAGREVLKLRGVKILPRSQAFDLTLHENEVVVLIGLLGAGKSEIAEVLFGLRKPVSGSLQLDGIDRQPGSPRQAIQSGVFFAAEDRASQSLVPDFSLRRTLTLPFLERFTRGGFIRNRAEAAAVEAQVSALGIKTAGIDVPMSALSGGNQQKVVLGRWLLGEGRVLILDEPFQGVDVRARREIGQLLRDSAPGRATLVICSDVDEALEIADRILLVRDHAVVAAYPRAELDRAALVAALAGSDPQNSNVHAAPRSRASA; encoded by the coding sequence ATGGGTGCGCCTGTCGCCGTGGTCTCCGAACCACTGATTCGTGTACGTGAACTGAGCAAGGCCTTTGGCTCGAACCGGGCGCTGGACCGGATCAGCCTGGATATTTTTCCTGCCGAAGTGGTGGCGCTGCTCGGCGCCAACGGTGCGGGCAAGTCGACGCTGGTGAAGATCCTCGCCGGCAGCCAGACCCACGATGGCGGCGAGATATGGATCGATGGCCAACCCCGGCATTTCAGTTCGCCGTTGTCGGCGCGTCGTTTCGGCATCGTCGCGGTTCATCAGCAGATCAATGAAGGCATCGCGCCCGGATTGAGTGTGGCGGAAAACCTGCTGCTCGATGAACTGTGCCGCCCCGACGCCGACTTCTGGCTCAATCGCAAACGTCTGCTGGAACGCGCCGCGAGCATCGCCGCCGGCCTCGGGCTGGTGCTGCCGCTGGAGCAGCCGATCGAACACCTCGGTCAGGCAGAAAGACAATTGGTGGTGCTGGCCCGCGCCTTCGCCCTGCAACCGCGACTGCTGATTCTCGACGAGCCGACAGCGGCCTTGTCGGATGCCGAAGCGCAGCGCCTGTTTGGGCTGATCGACACCTTGCGCAGCCGTGGCGTGGCGATTCTGTATATCTCCCATCGCCTGTCCGATCTGCAACGTGTGGCTGACCGCGCCGTGGTGTTGCGCGACGGGCAACTGGCGGGTGAGTTCACTGCCCGGCAATTGCCTGAGGCGTTGGAGGCGATGCTCGGTCAGGCGCTGGAAGCCCACGTCTACACACCGCGAGCGGCGGGGCGCGAAGTGCTGAAACTGCGCGGCGTAAAAATCCTGCCGCGCTCCCAGGCTTTCGATCTGACCCTGCATGAAAACGAAGTGGTGGTGCTGATCGGATTGCTCGGCGCCGGCAAAAGCGAAATCGCCGAAGTGCTGTTCGGGCTTCGCAAGCCGGTGTCCGGCTCTCTGCAACTGGACGGCATCGACCGGCAACCAGGCTCGCCACGCCAGGCGATCCAGAGCGGTGTGTTCTTCGCCGCCGAGGATCGCGCGAGCCAATCGCTGGTGCCGGATTTTTCATTGCGTCGAACCCTGACCTTGCCGTTCCTCGAACGCTTCACCCGTGGCGGCTTCATCCGCAACCGTGCCGAAGCGGCGGCGGTCGAGGCGCAAGTCTCGGCGTTGGGAATCAAGACCGCCGGCATCGATGTGCCGATGAGTGCATTGTCCGGCGGCAATCAGCAGAAAGTCGTGCTCGGTCGCTGGTTGCTTGGCGAGGGCAGGGTGCTGATCCTCGACGAGCCGTTTCAGGGCGTCGATGTGCGAGCCCGGCGCGAGATCGGGCAGTTGCTGCGCGACAGCGCGCCTGGCCGCGCCACGCTGGTGATCTGCTCGGACGTCGATGAAGCGCTGGAGATCGCCGACCGGATTTTGTTGGTGCGCGATCACGCGGTGGTGGCCGCGTACCCGCGTGCCGAGCTAGATCGCGCCGCCCTGGTCGCGGCGCTGGCCGGCAGCGATCCGCAAAATTCTAATGTTCACGCCGCGCCAAGGAGTAGAGCGAGTGCCTGA
- the catC gene encoding muconolactone Delta-isomerase, translating to MLFHVKMTVKLPADMDPAVATKLKADEKELAQRLQREGQWRHLWRIAGHYANYSVFDVPSVEALHDTLMLLPLFPYMEIEIDGLCRHPSSIHADDR from the coding sequence ATGCTGTTCCACGTAAAAATGACCGTGAAATTGCCCGCCGACATGGACCCGGCCGTTGCCACAAAACTCAAGGCCGACGAGAAGGAACTTGCCCAGCGCCTGCAACGCGAAGGCCAGTGGCGTCACCTTTGGCGCATCGCCGGGCACTACGCCAATTACAGCGTGTTCGACGTGCCCAGCGTCGAAGCGCTGCACGACACCCTGATGCTGTTGCCGCTGTTTCCCTACATGGAGATCGAGATCGACGGCCTCTGCCGCCATCCCTCGTCGATCCACGCCGACGACCGCTGA
- a CDS encoding substrate-binding domain-containing protein yields the protein MHGSIKQFARHCLAGALLSALALNAQAKALPGAPAPFDKGQVQIALVGYLFSGDFPEAYLRGVEKQTEALGANLRVFDARQQAASQGEMIDQAADLGVDGIIVQLGLAETLKGPIDRALAKGIKVVAFDVDLNSPQVTQVEQDHHALAQLALDQAVKDNGTRFDAGYVYISGFTPMERRDEIWSQVKASNPGIVEKARFGTLNPPIANSVADQASAVLRANPGISVIFAPFDEFAKGAKIAVDEAGLSRKVKIYSADISTADIQIMKEPDSAWAATAAVNPQVAGAISVRSLAMLIAGENPGSKVLVPPTLITRQQLLDLDVKNVRDLGQKLPAFGDTANVARASWIPVAN from the coding sequence ATGCACGGTTCAATCAAGCAGTTCGCACGTCATTGCCTCGCCGGGGCCTTGCTCTCGGCGCTAGCCCTCAATGCGCAGGCCAAGGCCTTGCCCGGCGCGCCGGCACCGTTCGATAAAGGTCAGGTACAGATCGCGCTGGTCGGCTATCTGTTTTCCGGGGATTTCCCTGAAGCCTATCTGCGCGGCGTGGAGAAACAGACCGAAGCGCTGGGCGCCAACCTGCGGGTGTTTGACGCTCGGCAACAGGCGGCCAGCCAAGGCGAGATGATCGATCAGGCCGCCGACCTCGGTGTTGACGGGATCATCGTGCAACTGGGGCTGGCGGAAACCCTCAAAGGGCCAATTGATCGGGCGCTCGCCAAAGGCATCAAGGTCGTCGCGTTCGACGTTGACCTGAACTCGCCGCAAGTAACCCAGGTCGAGCAGGATCACCACGCTCTGGCGCAACTGGCCCTTGATCAAGCGGTGAAGGACAACGGCACTCGCTTCGACGCCGGATACGTCTACATCAGCGGCTTCACGCCGATGGAGCGGCGCGACGAGATCTGGAGCCAGGTCAAGGCGAGCAATCCGGGGATCGTCGAAAAGGCGCGCTTCGGCACGCTCAATCCGCCGATTGCCAACTCGGTGGCCGATCAGGCCAGCGCCGTGCTGCGGGCCAATCCGGGGATCAGCGTGATCTTCGCCCCGTTCGACGAGTTCGCCAAAGGCGCGAAGATCGCGGTGGACGAGGCCGGTCTGAGCCGCAAGGTGAAGATCTACAGCGCCGACATTTCCACCGCCGACATTCAGATCATGAAGGAACCCGACAGCGCCTGGGCTGCCACCGCTGCGGTCAATCCGCAAGTGGCCGGCGCGATCAGCGTGCGCAGTCTGGCGATGCTGATCGCCGGGGAAAATCCGGGGTCCAAAGTGCTAGTGCCGCCGACCCTGATCACCCGTCAGCAACTGCTGGATCTGGACGTGAAAAACGTGCGGGACCTGGGACAGAAACTGCCGGCCTTCGGTGACACCGCCAATGTCGCGCGGGCATCGTGGATTCCCGTGGCGAACTGA
- a CDS encoding ABC transporter permease gives MPDSSSLLSSAPAPSERFVQALIRYGLLWVLALIVVFFSVAEPAFLRVGNLFSILQSVSIVALLALGVTLTMAVGGLDLSIGAVAAMSLMIASYVMVVLGWGAVPAVLISLAGGALVGLLNGWLIVKMRVPDILATLGSMFLVIGVQLIPTGGRSIAVGMTLPNDDEAEGSFSALFLALGRGRLWDIVPVPVLITAVVAVAVWLFLERTRIGRLFYAIGGNEQAARLAGAPVQRFKLLAYVLSALLASLGGLLLAARLGRGDVSSGNGLVLDALGAALIGFAVLGAKKPNAFGTLVGALLVASLLNGLTMLNAPYYAQDFVKGLVLVLALMFTFGLAHRAR, from the coding sequence GTGCCTGATTCGAGTTCCCTGTTGTCATCCGCTCCGGCGCCGTCCGAGCGCTTCGTGCAAGCGCTGATCCGCTACGGCCTGCTGTGGGTGCTGGCGTTGATCGTGGTGTTTTTCAGTGTCGCGGAACCGGCGTTCCTGCGGGTCGGCAATCTGTTCAGCATCTTGCAATCGGTGTCGATTGTCGCGCTGCTGGCGCTGGGCGTGACGCTGACCATGGCTGTCGGCGGGCTGGATCTGTCGATCGGCGCGGTGGCAGCCATGAGCCTGATGATCGCCAGTTACGTGATGGTGGTGCTCGGCTGGGGCGCGGTGCCGGCGGTGCTGATCAGCCTGGCGGGTGGCGCGCTGGTCGGGCTGCTCAACGGCTGGCTGATCGTGAAGATGCGCGTGCCGGACATACTCGCCACGCTCGGCAGCATGTTCCTGGTGATCGGCGTGCAACTGATTCCCACGGGCGGTCGTTCGATTGCGGTGGGCATGACCTTGCCCAACGACGATGAAGCCGAGGGTTCGTTCAGTGCGCTGTTTCTGGCGCTGGGCCGTGGACGTCTGTGGGACATCGTGCCGGTTCCGGTGTTGATCACGGCGGTGGTCGCGGTGGCGGTGTGGTTGTTTCTCGAACGCACGCGCATCGGCCGGTTGTTCTATGCGATTGGTGGCAACGAGCAGGCGGCGCGTCTGGCCGGTGCGCCGGTGCAGCGCTTCAAGTTGCTGGCTTACGTGCTTTCGGCGCTGCTCGCATCGCTCGGCGGATTGTTGTTGGCGGCGCGGTTGGGGCGCGGTGATGTCAGCTCCGGTAACGGTTTGGTGCTCGATGCACTGGGCGCAGCGCTGATCGGTTTTGCCGTGCTCGGGGCGAAGAAGCCTAACGCGTTCGGCACGCTGGTCGGTGCGCTGTTGGTGGCTTCGTTGCTCAACGGCCTGACCATGCTCAACGCGCCGTATTACGCGCAGGATTTCGTCAAGGGACTGGTGCTGGTGCTGGCCCTGATGTTCACCTTCGGCCTCGCGCATCGGGCGCGCTGA
- a CDS encoding methionine ABC transporter permease — MNRVIDWNEILQLVLNATGETLYMVLLAGLFTLLIGLPLGVLLFISRRQGLYPLPRLNQALGAIINLGRSLPFVVMLIALIPLTRLVVGTTLGSTAAVVPITIGAFPFFARIVENALDEVEKGRIEAILAMGGDIRHVIFKVLLPEALPALLAGITLTLVMLIGFSSMAGVIGGGGLGDLAIRYGYQRFNNEVMVATVVVLVILVQGVQSLGDRLVRSLAHRR, encoded by the coding sequence ATGAACCGCGTGATCGACTGGAATGAAATCCTGCAACTGGTGCTCAACGCGACCGGCGAAACCCTGTACATGGTGCTGCTCGCCGGGTTGTTCACGTTGCTGATCGGCCTGCCGCTGGGGGTGTTGCTGTTCATCAGCCGCCGTCAGGGGCTGTATCCGTTGCCGAGGCTCAATCAAGCCTTGGGCGCGATCATCAATCTGGGGCGTTCGCTACCGTTTGTGGTGATGCTGATTGCTTTGATCCCGCTGACCCGGCTGGTGGTCGGCACCACGCTGGGCAGCACCGCCGCCGTGGTGCCGATCACCATCGGCGCCTTTCCGTTTTTCGCGCGGATCGTCGAGAACGCTTTGGACGAAGTCGAAAAGGGCCGGATCGAAGCGATCCTCGCCATGGGCGGTGACATCCGCCACGTGATTTTCAAAGTGCTGTTGCCCGAAGCGCTGCCGGCACTGCTGGCGGGCATCACTCTGACGCTGGTGATGCTGATCGGTTTTTCTTCCATGGCCGGGGTCATCGGCGGTGGCGGGTTGGGTGATCTGGCGATCCGCTACGGCTATCAACGGTTCAACAATGAAGTGATGGTCGCCACCGTCGTGGTGTTGGTCATCCTCGTCCAGGGCGTGCAAAGCCTGGGCGATCGACTGGTGCGTTCGCTGGCTCATCGACGTTAA
- a CDS encoding sulfite oxidase-like oxidoreductase, translating to MHDKAARLRKSRSPKADVALGERLPPGQVLTERFPILHEGEVPAYDLATWSLRLFGTLANPVELTYADLQALPQRSLQCDIHCVTRWSKFDTRWSGVHLQDLLQALDIRPTSSFVMAHADHDYQTNLHLDDLLHPDSLLATHYDGQPLTAQHGWPLRLVVAGRYFWKSAKWLRGLEFTDQEQPGFWERNGFHLHADPFIEQRFSGDALDIAEDAWREKDFD from the coding sequence ATGCACGACAAGGCTGCGCGCCTGCGCAAGAGCCGTTCGCCGAAAGCCGATGTGGCGCTGGGCGAACGGCTGCCGCCGGGGCAGGTGCTGACGGAGCGTTTCCCGATCCTGCACGAAGGCGAGGTGCCGGCGTATGACCTGGCGACGTGGTCGCTGCGCCTGTTTGGCACCTTGGCCAACCCGGTCGAGCTGACCTACGCCGATCTGCAAGCGCTGCCGCAACGCTCGTTGCAATGCGACATTCATTGCGTGACACGCTGGTCGAAGTTCGACACCCGCTGGAGCGGCGTGCACCTGCAAGATCTGTTGCAGGCCCTGGACATCCGGCCGACGTCGTCCTTCGTCATGGCCCACGCCGATCACGATTACCAGACCAACCTGCATCTTGATGACCTGCTGCACCCGGACAGCCTGCTGGCCACCCATTACGATGGTCAGCCGCTGACCGCGCAACACGGTTGGCCGCTGCGTCTGGTGGTGGCGGGGCGGTACTTCTGGAAGAGCGCGAAATGGCTGCGCGGCCTCGAATTCACTGATCAGGAACAACCGGGCTTCTGGGAGCGCAACGGCTTTCACTTGCACGCCGATCCGTTCATTGAACAGCGTTTCAGCGGCGATGCGCTGGACATTGCCGAAGATGCCTGGCGGGAAAAGGACTTCGACTGA